A window of Erpetoichthys calabaricus chromosome 12, fErpCal1.3, whole genome shotgun sequence contains these coding sequences:
- the LOC114662958 gene encoding zinc finger protein 345-like: protein MSMNQRAEVPEACYQPADGVTHLGSHVTEVGTLNTQNTADAASMKSRRTPKQMKQEDSEVDLPGAMPDGLDQIFISSTTAHLIIVKEEISEVELSSTIKRETHSVDCAAKATFKIHTPKETQLGIVQNTPSSVKQECRTGTEKTNEKELGENYIQNESTQSQQVVCGALLIKDESSYLSENLQYLQTQGMPYQFAETEHAYKGVHTGDKVTQQTLSGETFTRATNPNAHQGLPIGEITYWCTERGKMFNLPPTLNLHKTIHTVEKSFQCTECGKTFSCAAQFKVHQRIHTGEKPYNCSECGKSFRQRAHLRQHLRIHTGEKPFQCLECGKTFSRTTRFKEHQRQHTNESPYRCTECGKMFCFAETLKRHQRIHTGEKAFPCDQCGKTFNSRAEYKIHQHVHTGEKPFRCTECGKGFIRANSLKEHRRIHTGEKPYQCPQCGKTFNRATSFKEHLKIHTGERVFICNDCGKTLKSASGFREHQRIHTGEKPYQCSECGKSFIYCKQFKNHKRIHTGEKPFVCHECGRAFQRAEQVKMHQRIHTGEKPFQCITCGKTFSSATLLKVHEGNHTGEKPYHCLTCGKAFNRIPLLQRHQRTHTGEKPYQCDECGKSFTQGTSLKSHKMIHTGERPYRCNECGKTYNRSISLQYHQKVHTGEKPYPCMECGETFAWSSCLKRHQKLHTGLEELNMVEGHLAFGNDSELHT from the exons ATGTCAATGAATCAAAGAGCAG AAGTTCCTGAAGCCTGTTACCAGCCTGCTGATGGAGTAACTCACTTGGGCTCACATGTCACTGAGGTGGGCACTCTGAACACGCAGAACACTGCAGATGCTGCTTCTATGAAATCAAGAAGGACCcctaaacaaatgaaacaagagGATTCTGAAGTGGACCTTCCTGGTGCCATGCCAGATGGCCTGGATCAGATCTTCATTAgcagtacaacagcgcatttaaTCATAGTTAAAGAGGAGATCTCAGAAGTGGAGCTTTCTTCCACAATCAAAAGAGAGACACATAGTGTAGACTGTGCTGCTAAAGCTACATTCAAAATTCATACACCTAAAGAAACCCAACTAGGGATTGTGCAGAATACGCCATCTTCTGTCAAGCAGGAGTGCAGGACTGGAACAGAGAAGACAAATGAGAAGGAATTAGGAGAGAATTATATTCAGAATGAGAGTACACAAAGCCAACAGGTGGTTTGTGGTGCTCTCCTAATCAAAGATGAAAGCTCATATCTCAGTGAAAATCTCCAGTATTTACAAACACAGGGCATGCCTTACCAATTTGCAGAAACTGAACATGCCTATAAGGGAGTTCACACAGGTGACAAAGTGACGCAACAGACTCTTAGTGGAGAGACTTTTACCAGAGCTACAAACCCTAATGCCCATCAGGGACTTCCCATTGGGGAAATAACATATTGGTGTACCGAACGTGGTAAGATGTTTAATCTCCCTCCTACCCTTAATCTGCATAAAACAATTCACACAGTAGAGAAATCATTCCAATGTACTGAATGTGGAAAAACCTTCAGCTGTGCCGCACAGTTTAAAGTACACCAGAGAATCCACACGGGAGAAAAACCATACAATTGTAGTGAATGTGGAAAGTCTTTCAGACAGAGAGCACACCTGAGGCAACACCTGAGAATTCACACGGGAGAAAAGCCATTCCAGTGTCTTGAGTGTGGAAAGACCTTCAGCCGGACGACAAGATTTAAAGAGCACCAGAGACAACACACAAATGAAAGCCCCTACCGATGTACTGAATGTGGAAAAATGTTCTGCTTTGCCGAAACTCTTAAACGCCATcagagaattcacacaggagaaaaagcATTTCCCTGTGACCAATGTGGGAAGACTTTTAACAGTAGAGCAGAATACAAAATACACCAGCACGTTCACACGGGTGAAAAACCTTTCCGGTGTACTGAATGTGGAAAGGGTTTCATCAGGGCAAACAGCTTGAAGGAGCACAggagaattcacacaggagagaagccataccaGTGTCCTCAATGTGGAAAGACCTTCAACAGGGCTACCAGCTTTAAAGAGCACCTGAAAATTCACACGGGAGAGAGAGTGTTTATATGTAATGATTGTGGAAAGACTCTGAAAAGTGCTTCGGGCTTTCGAGAACATCAAAGAATCCACACTGGGGAGAAGCCTTATCAGTGTAGTGAATGTGGAAAATCGTTCATATATTGCAAACAGTTTAAGAACCACaagagaattcacacaggagaaaaaccgtTTGTATGTCATGAATGCGGGAGAGCTTTCCAGCGTGCCGAACAAGTTAAAATGCACCAGAGGATCCACACGGGGGAAAAACCATTCCAGTGTATTACGTGTGGAAAGACCTTCAGCAGTGCAACATTGCTTAAAGTGCATGAGGGTAACCACACTGGGGAGAAGCCGTACCACTGCCTTACGTGTGGAAAGGCCTTCAACCGAATTCCACTACTGCAACGACACCAGAGaactcacactggagaaaaaccgtaTCAGTGCGATGAGTGTGGGAAGAGTTTCACCCAGGGAACGAGTCTTAAAAGTCACAAGATGATCCACACGGGAGAAAGGCCGTATCGGTGCAATGAATGTGGGAAAACATACAACCGGAGTATCAGTCTGCAGTACCATCAGAaagttcacacaggagagaagccatacccGTGTATGGAATGTGGGGAGACGTTCGCATGGAGTAGTTGTCTTAAGAGACACCAGAAACTTCACACAGGTCTTGAAGAGTTGAATATGGTTGAAGGACATCTGGCATTTGGAAACGATTCTGAACTGCATACTTAG
- the LOC114662315 gene encoding putative zinc finger protein 286B, whose protein sequence is MSDLVDFVLKRFTDFQFKICEYEKEIHSLKHWLELSGDERVAAKKRASYKVQTGTRNSARHGDPLNEQDGDPGTGNCEPSYQFAGHRKEPVIYALASSSRVRSVAPASFQNLESIEISARRAKWDNRGAPELSFQIPDGKAHCGLCLLNVEQVTVKEAAGADSVKIKGLTIGQRSDHWRDTQVDQGVSSVQVKDQGFLTNKELISAKEELSEVNISSVSQSEMLPEQSLQKNVFILHKVEENHLGLKESNIFSTQEKPDHDVHVNSETVGRNFFHGKSRENIQQVDGINTHNESSEILCELHHFQRIHTDDKEHHCSEDPKTFGHLADLKQNEKICSGDKAFPSTECGKTFPFSVAVNQHERIHASKEPYRSNECGVFQAAYSPKTAPENGYRRKNRQKCGMWETLHSGQQSCVPPENLPERKAIPMS, encoded by the exons ATGTCCGACTTAGTAGATTTTGTATTGAAGCGATTTACAGATTTCCAATTCAAGATATGCGAATATGAAAAGGAAATCCATAGTCTGAAGCATTGGCTGGAGTTGTCTGGAGATGAGCGAGTTGCAGCTAAGAAACGGGCGAGCTATAAAGTGCAGACAGGCACACGAAACTCTGCGAGACACGGCGACCCACTTAATGAACAAGATGGGGATCCTGGAACTGGGAACTGCGAACCCAGCTATCAATTTGCTGGGCACAGAAAGGAGCCGGTCATCTATGCATTAGCCAGCTCATCTCGTGTCAGATCGGTTGCTCCGGCTTCATTTCAAAATCTCGAATCAATAGAAATCAGCGCCAGAAGGGCGAAGTGGGACAATCGAG GAGCTCCTGAACTCTCTTTCCAAATTCCAGATGGAAAGGCTCACTGTGGCCTTTGCCTCCTCAATGTAGAACAAGTGACTGTGAAAGAAGCTGCAGGTGCTGACTCTGTAAAAATTAAAGGATTGACCATTGGGCAAAGGTCTGATCATTGGAGAGACACTCAAGTGGACCAGGGTGTGAGTTCAGTTCAAGTCAAGGATCAGGGGTTTTTGACTAATAAGGAGCTAATCAGTGCTAAAGAAGAGCTTTCTGAGGTGAACATTTCCTCTGTAAGTCAAAGTGAGATGCTCCCTGAACAGTCTTtacaaaagaatgtttttatcCTGCATAAGGTTGAAGAAAATCATCTGGGTCTAAAGGAGAGCAATATATTCTCAACCCAGGAGAAACCAGACCATGATGTTCATGTAAATAGTGAGACAGTAGGAAGGAATTTCTTCCATGGAAAAAGCAGGGAAAACATTCAGCAAGTCGATGGCATAAACACTCATAATGAAAGCTCAGAGATACTCTGTGAATTACACCATTTCCAGAGAATTCACACAGATGACAAAGAACACCATTGTAGTGAAGACCCTAAGACTTTTGGTCATCTTGCAGACCTTAAACAGAatgagaagatctgctcaggtGATAAAGCATTTCCATCTACTGAATGTGGAAAGACCTTCCCCTTCAGTGTAGCGGTCAACCAGCATGAGAGAATTCATGCAAGTAAAGAGCCATACCGGTCGAATGAGTGTGGAGTGTTTCAGGCAGCCTACTCCCCGAAAACAGCACCAGAGAATGGATACAggagaaaaaacagacaaaagtgTGGAATGTGGGAAACGCTTCATTCAGGGCAACAATCTTGTGTGCCACCAGAGAATTTACCAGAGAGAAAAGCTATCCCCATGTCCTGA